AGCAATAAACCATCATGCATACAATTACTGAACCCACAGATTAaccattttcatgaattttttaGTTCATATAGACATATACTAATAAATAGTATGACAAGGCGTAGAAAAGTTCACACTTATTGAATGGCACATACCTTCTTCTTTGTTATCAGATAATCAAACTCCATCAATGAGAGCTTAACCAGTTCATCTATTTCAGGCAGCCAGGTAAGCTTCAATTTGGTGGTTTTCACAGATCCTTCAAGATGCAAAACCCCTGTGAGCGCAAGATTTCCGTCTTGGTCTTTCTCAATCTTCTTAACAATGGCATTCCCCCAATCCATCAATGTCACTTCCTCGTCTACTGATATCAACTCTGCATCAGCTCGATCTATCCATACGCTTCTTGTGAATGTTGTTGCCTTTTCTCCAGCACCTTCATACTTCTTATGCCTAGGTATTATGCGGACAAATGGCTTCTGAGGGCCATTAGAGAGGGTCAACAACACTCGTCCCTCTTCAATGACGGCAGTATGTCTTGGGCATACAGGATCAATAATCTTCTTGTTAATTGTCCACAGTTTGTCCCATTCCATAAGATTCAGATTCTTTGAAGCCCCCTAAATCAtaccaacatataaaaatcagtTACTAAATTCAACTTTCAAAGTTCGGATAAACTAAAAGGTCTCTGACTTGTAAAAATAAACTAGTATACGTATGAAACAGAGGACATAGGAAGCATTAGGCAGGTTTCATGACCAAATGGTGCTTTCCATTACGTCATCCAACCATGGTTTTGTTCATATACTTGGCATCTAGCAGTTAAGGTTTTGTAAGATACTGAGATAGACATAAATCAAAATACTGTTGTTAATCATGGTATGACAGACTAGTGCCTGACCTGCTCAAGAATGAACTGTATCAATGCTTCAACTTTGAGACCTCTACGCACAATTCCTTGAACAGTTGGAAATCGAGGATCATCCCATCCGTTGACCTTCTCATTTTGAACAAACCACAACAGCTTGCGCTTGCTGAGGAGTGTATAGACCATGTTCAACCTACTGAACTCATACAGATGCACTCTTCTCAGTCCCATATCATCTTGAATCCGATAGTACTGGGCGTTGCGATCATGATACTCACTGGATCGAAGTGCATGAGTTATACCTTCAATGGAATCAACAAATGGACAAGCAAAATCATAAGTTGGGTATACCTTGTACTTGGACCCAATCTTATGATGTGGCATTGGATTGCAACGATAATAAACTGGATCTCTGAGTGATTTATTAGGGTCCTGCATATCCAGCTTCCCTCTAACACAACACTGCAGACCCCTCTCTGAACCTGCAATCATCTCCTTccacaaattcaaattttcATCTATGCTGTGGTTTCTACACTTTGACTCAATCCCATCCATTCGTTGTTTTTGCATCTCCTCTCTAGGTGTATCATCGACATATGCTTTACCTTCATTAATCAGCTTCTCGGCCATTTGCATCAAATCAGGGAAGTAATTTGAAGTATGGGTAACCGTCTCATACTTGATGCCCAAAGTCTCAATATCCTTGAGAAGATTATCCACAAACTCGTTGCTTTCTTTAGCAGGATTTGTATCATCAAACCGCACAATAACCTGACCTTGATACCGCTGAGCAAAGTACTGATTCAACAACGCAGCTTTCGAGTGCCCAATGTGAAGATAACCACTCGGCTCCGGCGCAAACCTCAACTTCACCTTTCCAACCTCAGCCTCCGGAAGATCCACCTCGAATGTTCCCCTGTTGGTTCCTGCTTTCACTACATCTACATTTACTCCCTTCGACTGCTGACTGGCCGGGTTCTCTTTCGATTTCGCTGAGCCTTTCTTGCCAACATACGCACCTGTTACTTGATTCAATGCATCACCATGTTCCGCCAATATCGAACCATACCACCTAGTAAGATTTACATACTTCTTTGACTTCCTCAAACTCTCCCATCTAAGCCCAGCTCCTGCCAAGCATAGAGTTATAACTACCAACCATACAAATCTCTAGTATTCCTATCAATCATCCAATCAAGAATGTACCTTCGAGACTATGTCCTAGCTATTAAAGTGAACAAAAGCAAAGCTACAAACCTGCAAGGCCTGACCAGATTGCGATATCGGCCATCGAAAACGAATGATCAACCAAGAAGGTTCTGCTTCCCAAATACTCATCTAAATGCTTGCAGGCGTTCTCGAAAGCAGAGCCGACTGAAAGCACCGGAGCGTACTCAAGCCACTCAACAATCTGAGCATCTTGAAACGCATCGCCGCCGCACAGATTCGAAACACGACCGAAATAACGAAGAAGCGCCGAGACGCCGCGCAGGTTTCGCCTACAAATCCAAGCAAATCGCAAATTGAAAACCTTGAGGACAGAAACTAGACGAAAAGCAAACGGAACACGTCGTGGTTAGGGTTTAGCGCTTACCCGTCGGAGAAGTGAAGAACCGGAGGAGAATCGGGGGCGAGAGAGGCGTCGGTGGGGAGCGAAGTCCCGGCGAGCTTGGCCGCCGCGAGTACTGAGAGCGGAGGGTTGTCGGCGGGGAAGGAAAGCGACTTGAGCTCCATCGGAAATCGAAGCCTTCAGATTTTGGTAGTGGAGGTGCCTGGTTTGGGATTGGTTTATATAGAATCGAAGACGGCGTAGAGAAGACGGCGTTGGTTtccggtcttcttcttcttcttcttcttctaagtTCACTGATTCTTTCTATTCTGTGGGTGGGAGTCAGCTTCTATGGATGTTAATATGGGCCGAACCCTAAGCTAAGACTTGCGGGCCTGGATAATTCGACCCGGGGTGATGGAGGCCCAATTTTTATTATTGGAAAATGGAATGTCCTGGGCACAATAGGGAAACCTTGTAAAGAAAGGAAGAAGTTGTTGAGCCCAACTCCATAAGCACCATAATGTCTAACATAGACCCCAAGTCTGTTTGGAGTAGCCGAAATTGAACATCTGATACTTTTTGTTCTTATATAGTCGGTTTGAATCAATTATTTGTAGATGAAAATGCGAAATTTTTGTGCAAGAGTTGTCTAGGGGCGTATAATCATTTTACATGAAATGCAAGAAATAATTTTACTCAGTTTAATTCTGTTATAAAATGAGGGAAGAGATAACTTGCTTGCTAGAAAGTCAAGAATAAAATAGATTGGGAAAAAAGATGTGTCTTCTCATTCtcattaatttattttaaatagGGATAAAGTTACTTGAGGATCACACTAACTTGGTGATCACTCACATGGTAACTTGGTGATCACTCCCAAATTTACTTGCGGAGTTGGTGACCACTATCAAAGTTTCTTGGTGATCAATATCAAATTTTCTCAATTTAAATAATGAACTCTAACTAATGAATATTACATATTTACTCAAAATAATTATGTAGACAGCTACATAATTGTAGTATTTACAACAAATTCAAATTTACCTATTTTGATGCATGACATCCGTCAGTACTTAATCAATCTCCCATGGATGTgtataattacatgcatattgTACCACTTTTATTGAGTTTTTTGCTCTGTTAACAACATTATGAATGTGAAATCTGACATGCGACGTGCATTTCAGAACCATTTAACAGCTTAAGCAAGATTAGTGTGGTATTGAATCATAGTTGGTCATATTTGACATATAGAAGCGCACATTAATAACTTGCATATCCCACACTAAACATGGTTTGTCAGCAAAATACAGAACTGTAATCCATACATGAATCCATGGAATCTTGCAAACTGCAAAAATATTTTgccatttctctttttattgcATGACAAGCTAAAAACGTTTGAAGAACAAAAGGATACATTAGTGAATACATTAGTGCATAAGTCCATAGTGCATACATTAGTGCAAACTGTTAAGAAAAGCGATCAACGGAAATTACACAGCATAATGTGTAAAGATGCAACACTCAACTCTCATTCCTGGTAGGCTGTACACTTGAGAATCAGTAAGGTAATGTCATATGTCATTGAAAATTGTATGTCTAGGAACTCATCTTATGTGCAGCAGCAAGTTCAGCAGATATGATGAAGGTTGACTTTCCTGCTTCCCGGAGGTACTGTACATCTCCATTCATGAGCTTCACTAGCTTTCTGCTTATGAGTAGGCTAATGCCTTCTTCAGATACGTCTCCATCTGTTCCAAACATCTGGTTCAGTAATCCTTCTGGAATCCCACTACCCCCATGTGATATCCTGATCCAACATATCAATTCAGCATTTGATGAGTGATACTCACTTGAGTTGTAAAACAAGCAACTCATTTATACAAGAAATCAGTGGATCAGATAGTCTTCAATCTTTACTAGACGTTATGGTACTACTCATTAGGCCTTGATCATTTATTCACTCTATGTAGCTGAGATTAGTGTACAGCTAAGGAAGTCCCTCAAAAAGTTTCAAAGATCACTAAAAGTTCCCTCTATTTTTGTGTTATTTTGGTGAGAACTGTTTGTTTGCAAGTAGAAACCAATGGTAAGAGTTAAAGCAGACATCAATACTATGAATTCAAAGCTGTACCTGAGTTCCAAATGTACGAGATGAACAGATTGTCCCAGCTGATCTTTTGTCAAATTAACTGCTACAGTAAGCTGGCCTCCGGTTGGCATATAATTAACCGACACTGACAAGAAATCAGCCAAGACTTGTTGAAGCCTAAGACTATCGCCATACATTGTCTCAGTCATGATCTCTTCATTTGCATCTTGGACAATCGGGATACTCTTGGCGT
Above is a genomic segment from Rosa chinensis cultivar Old Blush chromosome 3, RchiOBHm-V2, whole genome shotgun sequence containing:
- the LOC112192231 gene encoding glutamate--tRNA ligase, cytoplasmic gives rise to the protein MELKSLSFPADNPPLSVLAAAKLAGTSLPTDASLAPDSPPVLHFSDGRNLRGVSALLRYFGRVSNLCGGDAFQDAQIVEWLEYAPVLSVGSAFENACKHLDEYLGSRTFLVDHSFSMADIAIWSGLAGAGLRWESLRKSKKYVNLTRWYGSILAEHGDALNQVTGAYVGKKGSAKSKENPASQQSKGVNVDVVKAGTNRGTFEVDLPEAEVGKVKLRFAPEPSGYLHIGHSKAALLNQYFAQRYQGQVIVRFDDTNPAKESNEFVDNLLKDIETLGIKYETVTHTSNYFPDLMQMAEKLINEGKAYVDDTPREEMQKQRMDGIESKCRNHSIDENLNLWKEMIAGSERGLQCCVRGKLDMQDPNKSLRDPVYYRCNPMPHHKIGSKYKVYPTYDFACPFVDSIEGITHALRSSEYHDRNAQYYRIQDDMGLRRVHLYEFSRLNMVYTLLSKRKLLWFVQNEKVNGWDDPRFPTVQGIVRRGLKVEALIQFILEQGASKNLNLMEWDKLWTINKKIIDPVCPRHTAVIEEGRVLLTLSNGPQKPFVRIIPRHKKYEGAGEKATTFTRSVWIDRADAELISVDEEVTLMDWGNAIVKKIEKDQDGNLALTGVLHLEGSVKTTKLKLTWLPEIDELVKLSLMEFDYLITKKKLEEGEDFLDVLNPYTEKETAALGDSNMRNLKRGDVLQLERKGYFRCDVPYLRPSKPIVLFAIPDGRQQAGLK